The DNA region GGCGATAGTTGCCCTGATGGCGGTGGCAGCCTAATCGATGTGGCAGGCCGTGGCGAACAGCCGATGCATGCGGAACGTGACTGCGGCGCATCGCTTGGCAAGAGTGGCAACTTGCTTTGCAAGCACATTAAGTATTGCTGCCTGCATCAGCCAACGCAACAGTCACCGGCCGTCGATGGACAGCAGCAGTCGTTGCCTTGCGATGCCGTAGCCAGCTGCAGCGGAAATAAGTTGCAGCGTCTGGGTCCTGATGGCGAGGATAATAGCACCAGTTTGCGGATTGGTGCTCCCCCAATTCCTCCTCATGCTCTAACACCTCGTCACACGTCGGCTACTCTAGATTCCGCCCTTGATTTTCGTAAGTAAAAACCCCAATTAGAGACCATAGCACTAAACAATTTTTAGCCGTTCCAAAGTTTTAATACACTGGCAGATCGTGTTAACTCCAACGAACGATcatcaattaatttaaaaaaaatatatatatattgctaTACAGCCTATTTAAAGAGTCTCAAATTGGGATTAAATGGATTTAGTACATATTTACTATCTTTCagcaataaatttttttttattatacccttgcaaaaagggtgtattaattttggtcagaagtaaGCAACGCATtaaaggaagcatctccgaccatataaagtatatatattcatgatcagcacgacgagacgagttcaaatagccatgtccgtccgtccgtctggatcgacgcgatctcgtcctagaccgtaagagtatatactgcacagtttgtatatctcggatttatccgcatcggatcactatatcatatagctcccatacaaacgtcaaagtcacgaacagttacttttctcaataacttcgttgttttctgctattgtcgtgaaattaaatatttatgaatttattacactaacaaccgactgtgccaaatttgatcaatcggtagtgaacagtgactttgattaatatcttcgttatttcctaagccgttctttcgcaaacattagaccttttacacaaaaaacttgcaagggtatacaaactttgacgcggtcaaagttagacccggccctctggttttttatgtttatataataAGAGACTGGGGAAGAATTTCGTAATTAACGCATTCATAATTTCGACATCTACAAGTTTCGTTCAAAGAGAGTATCTAGATCTTGAGAGGGGAAAGTGCCCCTTAGAATGCCCGGTTAGAATAAAACTGAGAAAGGAGAGTGAAATATCTATAtttacctctctctctccgctTATTTCATCTTCTGCTTCCATTCCTTGACTTACTTGCTTTTGCCAGCTGCTGACTGCCTTGAAGCCGAACCAGCCTGGGTCAAACGCTCGGTTGTCACTGATGATGCATTGTTTCGATCGGTTCAGTGGTCCAATGCCCTATATAATCATCATCCATCTATATCATCGAACGTGGACCCGGAGCCGCATTCAGTTTGTCGAAGCCGGCTGAGGTTTTGGCACAAAATGCTTGGCTATTTCGTTCAATGTAGAAGAGGTATGCGTTTatttaattcattaaaatGAATGTTTTATGGTATTCGAtcgaaataaattttttatacatGTATGATACAGCATAAGACGGTAGTTGGGATAGAGTTAAACCTGCTTGTATTTGAAGATGGGGACAGAAGTTTAGGCCAATCAGATCTCCGTTCATTTGTTGATCGGTACGGTAACggtaatttttatttttagtctCTCTGTACCCACCTCTCCTTTCAGTTCTGCGAAGGGTACGTAGAATATGCGGTCAGAGGCGAAATCTGTGAAAACCTGTAACATATCACGTGGTACATTTTTATTGTGAGCTGTTGAAATTGGGTAGGACCTATCGACAGTACGCGCTGGCCTCGGCTCAAATTATTCGGTGAGAAATGGGGGGATGGGATAATGATAGCCTACTCGCTTTACTAGTAAATATGTTATTAATAAATTCGCGCACTTAGATAATTTATAATCGGTTTAACATTTTCTATTACTAGAAAAACAAGGAGAAAAGGAAGAAAATTACCGCAGCTTTTAGCGCCGCTGCTGAAAAAGAAAGGGGTCTGATATCAGTAACCATGATCGCTGAAATAAAGCCAAAATATAAAGCGATCCATATGCCAAACCGATGTTACCCTAATTTACTTCGCATGATTCCCCCTCATAAACGCTTCAGACCAAATCCATCTTAAGAACTTATTTTAATGAATGTTACAAGATAATAGAGCATTTCAAAGTTAGGTATATAAATAATGATATAAATAgatgtatgtatttaaatatatacatatatacaaagtttttaaaatttagttgttagggaaaacatatttttataccatacacccatagggtgaaatggtatactaacgtcgccaaaatgtatgtaacaggtagaaggaagcatctccgaccccacaaagtatatatattcctgataaggatcaacaaccgagtcgatctagccatgtccgtctgcccgtccgtccgtccgtctgtccgtatgaacacctagatctcggagactgtaagagctagagccaccaaatttggtatgtagactcgtgtagtatgtagagtgatcaagtttatttcaaatttttgccacgcccctttccgcccccgcaatttaaaaaaagcgtttatctcaaaaactattccagctagagacaccatatttggtatgtatattcgcgtagtaaatgcacacattttttatgtatacaaattttgccacgcccttttccgcccccgtaatttgaaaaacttgattatctcccgtatttttttaccttatgcaaatttagcacacttaaatttaatatctaatatctagcaaaataccaaatttgatcaaaatcggacaaaaaacagtcgagttatgcatataaacgtttttccataaggacggacttggccgttggctggtgggggcgctagggtgctcgtatgattgagagagcgagatactaagatatgcttgtaagaagcatgtgaaaatgcatttgtttaataaagttgaaatatttgctttactggtgtatggtatacctaagtcggcgagacgacttacttacttcatttttttattttttgcataaGTTAAACTTTTGTAGTTTATAAAATTCAATGTTCAATGTTATTTAGATgtagccaaaacaaaaaaaacggaGTTAATTCTCTCTTTCTTCAACTGGTCATTCATATGTATATCGtgtaaaaaaaccaaaaataatttttaagtCAAAGAGTACTCGTTAAGTATCCCACggagaaagatctttctggtGACAGCTGTAAGCAATATGTTAAGTATAGGGAGAGAGTATTTTCGCTTGAGAGAGAATTAAACGTTATTATGTTACCACCATTATGAGCCTTTGCCAGGGGCGTGCCGAAAAAAAGGTCAAGCAAAATTTTCACACAAACATgacgaaaaaaaagttttgttaatttttctttgcGTCCCAGTTAAGTGGCAAATATTAAACCCTTTTATCTTGAACCACAGAggaaagaatatatatgtgaGTCTTTTTGAAAAATCAGCTAACTATAATTTTTAGTCGTTTTAAATGGCAGCGGctttaaatttctttatagATATGGAATCCATTGATTCATattaatatgtataatttagAATTTGTATTAGTTTATAATTTACATTATACCTATTGTACCAAGCACCCATAAGGGAAAATACGGTAAATGTttgtctgtccgtatgaacacctagatctcggagactattaGAGCTAGAGCcgccaaatttggtatgtagattCGTCTAGAATATACAGTTATCGATTTTTGATACACCCCCTTCCGCCCacgtaaattaaataaaacttttttgattaaaatccgACTAGAAACACGTGAAATATATGTTTTACTAGGCGGTCTGAACGGCCGGAGTttgccgttggctagtggcggcgctttAATGCACATGTGTCTgtaagagtgagcgagatagcatatgctATGATGATACTATACATTTATCcttcgaaatttaaaatatttgtttcacctggtgcatggtataccaatGTCGGTGAggcgacttacttacttcattttttaattaattacgTGTATGAATATGTAAGTATTGGCAATCTTCTGAGAAATGCATTGATTCCATATTGTATCtctcattttttattttacattgtttttttttttttgtttttactgttCATTTGACCCttttaaagttaattttgtgttgttggGGTCCCTTTTTCTTAACCACCACTTTTTACATTTGCCAATGGTTGAATTTTTTCGTGTTGTTTTAAAGAATTTATACAAAAGTTTCCCTCGCATTATGTTGATAGCATTCAAAGGGAGGAGTCGTGCATTAACCGGCTAAATACGGATAATTTCATCAACAGTGAATTTGAATTCCTTTGAAACATTCTCGTACAGAATGCATACCCAACTTTTCTCATTACTACAAAATGatcgaaaaaaaatttcataaaaatggAAAGATTAAAATTTGACAACAAATTTGATACCTAGTTGCAGCCTTAGTGTGAATATTTAGAGAGAAAATCAAGATACGTTTACATGCtgatttttaatattatttttgtaatGCTTCGGTTTAAGGACTTGTTTGAGCGTTTCAGTCAAAAACTACTTTTCTGTAATCTCTCTTATTCTATTGTATGGGTTAACTAAATAGCGACAATGAAAACTTACACTTACACATATGTTACATTCGCAtatgttttcgtttttgaaaATAGTTTACATTGTGGTTAACAAAGTGTTGATTC from Drosophila willistoni isolate 14030-0811.24 chromosome XL unlocalized genomic scaffold, UCI_dwil_1.1 Seg141, whole genome shotgun sequence includes:
- the LOC6638090 gene encoding uncharacterized protein LOC6638090; protein product: MDTKLEARGQFPATFPETFKNFFEMMNEDEDHVEIFANLLEDKVIPRQNKSMYSQRQRCGGSLRSHSSGERNSERERNRDRDKGRSNLQQQQQYPNPLQQQMSHKPRSRSGSISDMSQGDGLPASVGYGNRFSGSGVVVVGRSDSFRMNRQPRQSLSVSSSGIDHIGYGDSCPDGGGSLIDVAGRGEQPMHAERDCGASLGKSGNLLCKHIKYCCLHQPTQQSPAVDGQQQSLPCDAVASCSGNKLQRLGPDGEDNSTSLRIGAPPIPPHALTPRHTSATLDSALDFPADCLEAEPAWVKRSVVTDDALFRSVQWSNALYNHHPSISSNVDPEPHSVCRSRLRFWHKMLGYFVQCRRGMRLFNSLK